The uncultured Mailhella sp. genome segment GCCGTGGGCATGGTGCCTGCGGTGTTCCTCGGCATGGACTGGAAGGGACTCATTCAGGGCGCCATTTCCGTGGGCCGTCCGCTGGCGGAAAACCCCGACTCGCTGCTCGACCATCCTTCCTGGAAGCTCGCCCGCTGGGCCTGGCAGATGTCCGAAGCCGGCAAGAGTCAGGTGATCTACTTCTGCTACATTCCCGCCTGGTCCACGTTCGGCCCCTGGTTCTGCCAGCTCTGGGCGGAAAGCCTCGGCAAGGACGGCAAGGGCACCATGCCCATTCCCGCCACCGGCGTGACCGATCAGCATTCTCTGCTTCAGATGTTCCTCGACGGCCCCAAGGACAAGATCTGCCTCTTCGTGAGCACGCCCGCCAACAAGACGCTGCTGCCCATGCCCACCAAGCTGCCCGAACAGTGGCAGTACCTGAAGGGGCACAGCTTCGGCGACATTCTCGACGCCGAAACCCTGGCCACCCGCGCCACCCTGGCGCAGAAGGACGTGCCCGTGGTGCATCTCGACATGCCCGATGAAAGCGCCTTCTCCGCCGGCAAGATGATGATGCTCCTCGAAGCCGCCACCATCTTCACCGGCTGGCTCATGGGCATCAATCCCGTGGATCAGCCCGCCGTGGAAAACGGCAAGAAGCTCGCGCGCGCCCGCCTCGGCATGCCCGGCTCCGAAGAAGACGCGGCCAGACTGGCCATGTTCACCGCCATTCCCTCGGAAACCATGAACTTCTAACATCGGCAGCCGCGTCTGCAAAAGAGGCGAAATGCGCTTCTTTGCAGGCGCGGCGCATGTTTTTCACGCCCGCCCCCTTTCGGCGCGGCAAACATCGTCTCCGGCGAGCGGCCCGTTGCCGCGCGGCCTTCCCCCTTTTCCACGCCTCTTGCCCGAAGGAACCCTTATGGATGACGCAAGTCAGAACAGCGCAGAAAACAAGCTGCCGTTCAATCTGGCCAAGTTCTTCTCCTACATCTCGCTGGTGCTGATTCTCATCTCCAGCGTCATCCTCACGCTTTTCATCGGCAGCACCATGAACCGCTCCATGCTGGAAAGTCAGGAGGAATACGCGCTGCTGCTCGCAGACAACATCAACCGCCAGATTTTCCGCAAGTTCACCCTGCCCGTCACCTACGCCTCGGGCCGCGTGGCGCTGTCCAATCCGGCGCAGTACAAGCTGCTCGACGAAGTCATTCAGTCGCAGCTGCACGGCCTGCAGCTCGAAAGCGTGCGCCTGTTCGACGATCACTACACCATTCTCTATTCCACCGATCCCAGAGAAGTGCGCCGCACCGACATGTACACCGCCGGCATTCCGCTGGTGTTTGAAGGAAAGCCCCATCACTTCGACGTGCTCTCCTCCATGCCCTACGCGCAGGCGCTCGTCACGCCGAATCTGCCCAAGGGCACCTTTCTGCTGCGCACCGTGTTCCCCCTCACCGTGGACACCGACTTCCAGGGCCTGCGGCTGCACGGTCAGCCCGTGCCCGTGCTCGGCGTGCTGGAAATCGTGCAGGACATGACCCCCCAGTACCGGGGCACCATCCGCTCGCAGTGGCTCATCATCACGGGCTTTCTCATTTCCACGCTGATCCTGTTCTTCCTGCTGCACTTCGTGGCGCGCAAGGCCGAATTCACCCTGAGCCGCCGCATGGCCAGAAACCGGCAGCTCGAAGCCCAGCTGCATCAGGCGGAAAAACTCGCCAGCATGGGCCGCATGGTGGCCTCCATCGCCCATGAAATACGCAATCCGCTGGGCATCATCCGTTCCAGCTCCGAATTTCTCATCCGCCGCCACAAGACGGAAGACGCCACAACCCAGGCCATGCTCTCCGCCATTTACGACGAATCGTGCCGTCTCGGCACCACGGTGAACGATTTTCTCGACTACGCCAGACCGCGTCAGCCCCGTCAGGACGTGGTGAACATTCAGGACGTCATCAACAAGGCCATGGCCTTTCTCGGCGGCGAATTTCAGCGTCAGGGCATAGAGGTGCATGCCGATCTTTCGCCCGACGTCACCGTGCTCGGCGACGCCGACCTGCTCTACCGCGCCTTCTACAACATTCTGGCCAACGCGCAGCAGGCCATGCAGGGGCCGGGAGAAATATTCATCGAAAGCTCCCTGCCTTCCGACGGCAAAGTCACGCTCACGTTCCGCGACACGGGGCCGGGATTCAGCGAAGACGCCCTGAACAAGGCCATGGATCCGTTCTTCACCACCAAGGACAACGGCACCGGCCTCGGCCTGCCCATCGTGCAGGCCATCATTGACTCCCACGGCGGAACCATGAAACTCTCCAACGCTCAGCAGGGAGGCGCGCTCATCACCATCAGCTTCCCCGCCCGCAAGTCGTCTGAAGAAGAAGGAAACAGTCATGAGTGATATATCCCACATTCTCGTCATCGACGATGAAAAGAACTATCTCATCGTCATGGAGGCGCTGCTCAAGGATGCAGGCTACGAAGTGACCGCCTTGAACGATCCTGAAATGGCCCTCCATTTTCTCGACGAATCGGAAGTCGACGTCGTCATCACCGACATGAAGATGCCGAAGCTCTCCGGCAAGGAAGTGCTTCAGCGCATCAAGAAGTCGTGGCCGGATCTGCCGGTGCTCATCATGACGGCCTTCGGCAGCATTGAAAGCGCGGTGGAAGCCATGCGCTACGGCGCGTTCGACTACATCACCAAGCCCTTTGCCAACGACGAGCTGCTGCTTTCCGTCCACAACGCCGTGGAGCTTTCCAAGGCGCACCGTCAGTACAAGCTGCTCCAGGAATCGCTGGAAGAGCGCTACCGCACGCATCACATCATCGGCAAATCCAAGGCCATCCGAAACACGCTCTCCATTGTGGACCGCGTGGCCGTGAGCCGTTCCACGGTGCTCATCACCGGCGAATCGGGCACGGGCAAGGAACTCGTGGCCCGGGCCATTCATTTCAGCTCGCCGCGCAAGGAAGGCCCCTTTGTTTCGGTCAACTGCATGGCCTTCAACTCCGGCGTGCTGGAAAGCGAACTCTTCGGCCACGAAAAAGGCTCCTTCACCGGCGCCGTGGCCACGCGCCGCGGCCGCTTCGAGCAGGCCGATCACGGCACGCTCTTTCTCGACGAAGTGGGCGAGCTCAGCATGGATCTGCAGGTCAAGCTGCTGCGCGTGCTGCAGGAGCGCGTGTTCGAGCGCGTAGGCGGCACGGAGCCCATCAGCGTGGACATCCGCGTGGTGGCCGCCACCAACCGCGATCTCGCCAAAATGGTGGAGGAAGGCACGTTCCGCGAGGATCTGTTCTACCGGCTCAACGTGGTGCAGATTCACATTCCGCCGCTGCGCGAGCGCCGGGAGGACATTCCGCTGCTCATCGCCCACTTCACGGAAAAGATTGCCGAAGACAACGGCATTCCCACCAAGAGCTTCAGCCCCGAAGCGCAGAACTATCTCACCGGATACGACTGGCCCGGCAACATCCGGCAGCTTCAGAACGTGCTGGAAGGCTGCATGGTCATGGTGCCCGGCCCCGTCATCGGCGTGGACGACCTGCCGCCGGAAATCCGCGGCGAGGAATCGCAGTTCAAGAGCGCCGTGGATCTGCTGCCCGTGGAGCTCAACCTGGCCGACACGCTGGACAAGATTGAGGCGGCGCTCATCAAGCGCGCGCTCGTGCGCGCCGACTTCGTGCAGGCCCACGCCGCCGAACTGCTCGGCATTTCCCGCAGCCTCATGCAGTACAAGCTGAAAAAGTACAACATCACGGGACACTGATTCCGGGGCGAGACCGCCGTCCGGCACAGGCAGGACGAGGCCGGGCACCCTTCGCCCGACGACTTTCAGAGCGAACGTTCAAGGCGGACATCGCAGGATGTCCGCCTTTTTTCGGAACGCGTCGGGCCGTGCCTGTTCGGGCGCAACCGAAGCCGGGGCCGCCGTTGAGCTGACGCCGAGCGATTCTGCCGAGCCGGAACGCATGTTCTGATTCAGGCCGCGAACGTCGGGAAGCCCCCGAAATTTTGACCGCGAGAGCCTGCCACCGCGTCCGCATGGCGTCAGTCTGGTCTGCCTCCTCCGAGACGGCATCCGGGCAGCAGACATCTGCATGGCTTCGCCCTCTGCTGCGGCAAACATCCCCCAGTGCCCGACTGAGCCGGAAGACTTCGGCCTCGGGCTGTGGCGGCAGAACGCCCCATTTTCCGGCCGCATCGCCTCCAGAGTACGGAATTTTTCGCGGCAAACAAAAAATAGTGGCAAGCAAGAAAATAAATTATTTCAGCCCTAAAGAGCCTCCCTTTCAGCTCTCCGCCCCGCAGGAATGCCCGCCTTTGTGATGTTTCACGTGAAACATCGCCGCACCTGTGTTTCACGTGAAACACTCCTTGCTTTTCCCCATGCCTGCGTTTATGTAAAAAAGAAATCGGGAAAGGAGCTTGAATTTTGGCCAGAATCATTGCTGTTGCCAACCAGAAAGGCGGCGTGGGCAAAACTACCACGTCTGTCAACCTTTCCGCCTCTCTGGCTATCATGGAAAATCGTGTTCTGCTGGTGGATTGCGATCCGCAGGCAAACTCCACCAGCTCGCTTGGCTTCGACCAGCAGAATCTTCCGCGCAATCTCTACACGGCCCTCTGCGGCACCTCCACGCTGGAAGAAACCCTGCTCCCCACGGCCACGCCCTATCTCTCCCTGCTGCCTTCATCCACCGACCTCGTCGGCATCGAAATAGAACTCGTCGATAAAATGGCCCGGGAATTCTATCTCGCCGATCTGCTCGGTCAGGTGGCCGACAACTACGACTACATCATCATCGACTGCCCGCCCTCCCTCGGGCTCATCACCATCAACACCCTGTGCGCCGCACACGAAATTCTCATTCCGCTGCAATGCGAATTCTTCGCGCTGGAAGGCATCGTCAAGCTGCTGCACACCTACGAACAGGTGCGCAAGCGCCTCAACAAGGAACTCAAGATCCTCGGCGTGCTGCTCACCATGTACGATTCCCGCAACAAGCTCGCCCGGCAGGTCAAGGCGGAAGCTGAACGCTGCTTCCCCAAGCACATGTTCAAAACCGTCATTCCCCGCAACGTGCGTCTGTCCGAAGCCCCCAGTCACGGCAAATCCATTCTGCACTACGACATCAAATCCAAGGGCGCGGAAGCCTATCTCGAACTGGCGCGCGAGGTCGTGCATAAAACGGCGCTGCCCTGACGCAGGCGCTCCGTCGCCGCGGCATGCAAGCAACACGCGGCACGGCGACTCTCCCCGTTTCCACGCTTTTGCCCGGAAGTTTTCGCCTTTCGCCGTCACTCTGAACGCAAAACATTTTTCCCGCCGCAGCCCTCTCAGCCTCTGAACAGGCTGCGATGAACGGAGACGCCATGAACATACCCGAACGCGGACTCGGTCGCGGACTCAGCTCCCTGCTCAGCTCCGCCATGGAAAACAGCAGCGAAGAACCCAGAAAGCTGGCGCTCACGCAGCTTGTGCCCGGCAAGAATCAGCCCCGCAAACACTTCGACAACAACGCCCTCGGCGAGCTGGCGGCGTCCATCAGAAATCAGGGCGTCATTCAGCCGCTTCTGGTGCGCCTGCTGCCCGGCATGCCGCAGCGCTACGAAATCGTGGCCGGTGAACGCCGCTGGCGAGCGGCCCGCATGGCCGGTCTCACGGAAGTGCCCGTCATCGTCACGGAGTACACCGACAAGGAAGCCATGACCGTGGCCCTCGTGGAAAACCTGCAGCGGGAAGACCTCAACCCCATGGAAGAAGCCGAAGCCCTGCAGGCGCTGCGCGAAGCGCACGGCCTGAGTCAGGAAGAGCTGGCGGAACAGCTCGGCAAAAGCCGCTCGGCCGTGGCCAACGCCCTGCGCCTGCTCCAGCTCTCCCCCGCCATGCAGGACACCCTCGCAAAAGGCGACATCAGCGCCGGACACGCCCGCGCCCTGCTCTCCGTAAGCGACGCCAAACTGCGCGACGCCCTGCACGCCGCCGTACTCCAGCATCACCTGTCCGTCCGAGAAACGGAATCCGCCGCCGACGTCTGCAAACGCACCGGCGCGCTGCCGGAAAAGCTCGCGCCCGGAAACCAGGCGCAGCCTCCCCGCACCGCCCGCGCCCCGAAACCGCAGATCATCAAAAATCTGCAGAGCCTCCTGCGGCAAAGCAGCGGCACCAAAGCCACCATCAGCGGCAACGAACAGCAGGGACGCATCCAGATTCCCTATGCCAGCCCCGAAGAACTGACCCGCATCCTCAGCCTGCTCGGCCTGAACGCGGAAGAGAAATAAAAGAGGGGGCCAGGAAAGAGCGACACTTTGCTCCGCATGGGGACATCATTTCCCCATGATCCCTTGTTTGCGGGCGCGCCTTCTCGGCGCGCCCGCGATATTAAAAAAGGCCGCGGAGCACACCGCGGCCTGAAAAATGGCAAGGGGAAAGAACGACGCGCAGGCGCGTCCGCTCAGCTGACTTTTCGGAGTATGGCCAGGAACAAGGCGTCCTGCCCCGGAAACTGAGGAAGAAAGCTCCGCTGCTCCACAAGACGGCAGTCCCCGCTGCGAAGTTCCACGAAACGGGCGATCTGCGCTTCGTTTTCCTCGCGGTTCAAGGCGCAGGTCACGTAAAACAGCGCGCCGCCGGAAAGAAGATGTTCCCACGCATGGCGGAGAATGTCGGCCTGCATGCGCACGGCTTCGGCAAGGCGCTTCGGGGAAAGGCGCAGGCGCAGCTCGGCGTTTCTGGCTATCGTTCCCGTGCCGCTGCAAGGAACATCCAATAATATCAATGGGAAAGATTCATCTATCTGCTGTGCGGCCACGCATTGCAGCTGCGGCCACGGCAGCCCGAGGCGAAGCAGCGCGGCCTTGAGCTCCTCAAGGCGGAACGACGCCGGTTCGCTGGCGAGCGCCACATGCACGCCCTTTTCCAGCAGGGCCGTAGTTTTTCCACCGCGCCCGCAGCAGGCGTCCCAGAGCGGCGCTTTGGCGAGCGTCTCATCGGCAAGAATCCAGTCGGCCAGGTATTCGGCCACAAGCTGGGAGGACGCGCCCTGCCGCGTCAGATTGCCCTGCTTTTCAAAGGTCTCCAGAAGCGCCTGCTGCTTTGCCGCGTCCGGCCGGTTTCTGTCCAGGCCCTCGGCGGAAAAGCCGCCCTGCCCCACAGGAGCATAGCCTTTTTCCAGCCAGTGCTGCACCAGCATTTCGCCCCACGCCCGAGACAGGTTCGCCCGCCAGCACGGCGCAGAGTGCGCAAGCGTGTTCTCCGCAAGGCGGCACGCTTCCTTCTCTCCGTATTGCGACGCCCACATGTCGACAAGCCACTGCGGCAGCGACGCCGCCGTTGCCGCGCCTTCCGCATCCAGCTGTGCGCGGGAAAGCGCCTCCTCCCTCCCGCGGATCGCACCTCGAAGATCCTCCGACGCGCGATCCACAGCACGCAGCACGCCGTTGACCAGGCCGCCCAGCCCCTGCCCGAAACGACGCCGGGCCAGATTGACCAGCTCGTTCACCGTGGCCCGGGCCGGAATGCCGTCCATGAACAGAATCTCGTACGCGCCGAGCCGAAGCAGCATGCGCACCTGAAACGAAAGCGCATCCGGCTTTTTCAAAAATCCGGCCAGCGCCGCATCCAGCGCGGCATGACGACGCAGCACGCCATAGACCAGCTCGGAAAGCAACGCGACGTCACGTCCGTCGAGCGAGACGGAGGCTCCGTATCGGGAAAGCATGACGGGCAGCGGCGTTCCGTCCTCGGGGTGACGGAAGAGCTGATGCAGAAGTTCCAGCGCGCCCTTCCGGGCTGCGGAAACCGACGGATTTTGAGACTTTTTTTTTGTTTTTTCGATCATGGACTTGTCGTGCGGCGTTTTCGTGCCGGAAAAAGGCTCCTGACGCGTTTTTCGATATTTTGCCGTAGTTGAATGCCAAAGCGGCGACCTGGCTCTCCGTTTTGTCAAAACGTGATAAGCGACATCGACGTCGCCCCCCCCAAAGAGCGGACAAGACCGCCCCGCCCTCCGGCCGCGTCGGCGTTTTGCCTGAGCGGAGGGACAAAACGGAGCCTATTCCTTGCCGCCAAGCATGCCGTACGGTTCGGCAAGGCCGCGCAGACGCCCGTTGCGGAAATCCGCGGCGCTCATGGTGGACTTGCCCGCCGGACGCAGGCGCGTGATGCGGTAGGAACCGGAGCCGCAGGCGACGAGAAGCGCGTCGCCGTCCATGCCCACAAGCGTGCCGGGCGCGGCGTTCTGCGAACTTTCCACGGGTTCGCCCGGCTCGATGCGGAGCATCACCGGCTCGCGGCCTTCCATGCGGAGCACGGTTTTGGCTCCAGGCGCGGGCGTGAGGCCACGGATGATGTTGTGAATGCTCTTCGCGTCCTTCGACCAGTCGATATATTCCTCGGCCGCGGAAATCTTGGCCGCATGGGTCACGAGTTCCTCATTCTGCGGAACAAAGGCCGCTCTGCCCTCGGCGATCATGCCGAGCGCGCCGATCATGAGCTTCGCCCCGTGTTCGGCCAGCGTGTCGAACAGCGTGCCCGCCGTGTCGTCCGGCTCGATGCTCACCGCCTGCTGCAGAAGCATGGGGCCGGAGTCGAGCCCGGCTTCCATCTTCATGATGGTCACGCCGGAAATGGCGTCGCCGTTCATGACGGCGCGCTGAATGGGAGCGGCCCCGCGGTACTGAGGAAGCAGGGAGCCGTGAACGTTGTACGGCCCGAGCGTGGGAATATCGAGCACGCGCTGCGGCAAAAGCAGGCCGTAGGCCGCCACCACAAGCACGTCGGGCCTGAGATCGGCAAGGGCCTGCACGTCGGAGTCGTCGCGGAAATTGCGCGGCTGATACACGGGCAGGCCGAGTTCCAGCGCCAGTTCCTTGGCGGCGGAGACCTTCAGCTTCTTGCCCCGCCCGGCGGGGCGATCCGGCTGGGTATAGACGGCCACCACTTCCCCGCCTTCCCATGCGGCCACGGCCTTGAGAATCACCGCCGCAAAATCCGGCGTGCCCATGAATACGATGCGCAGTTTCGACATGTCAGCTCCATGACGGACAACAAAGGGGCTCGCGCGCCTTCGTGCATTTAAAAATGTTGTCGCGGCGCGGGCAGTTCGGAAAGCGCCCGTCGTCAGCGTGGTCACACTGTACGGTCTATCAGTTTTTCCGTCCAGCCGGAACGGGCCCGAAAAAGAAAAAGGCCCGGACTTTCGTCCGGGCCCGGATGCTGAACAGACGGCGGGCGCTGGCCCGGCGCGACTATCTTCTGCCCTTCCGTATTTTCTTGTCGTACAGAGAGCGCTTGAGATAGCTCAGGTAATCGATGAACAGCTTGCCGTCGAGATGATCGGTTTCATGCTGCATGCAGGCGCCGTAATAGCCTTCGCCTTCGATGTGAACGGGCTTGCCGTCCAGATCAAGGGCGTCGAGGGCCACGCGGCGGGGACGCTTCACCTTGGCGCGCAGATCGGGCACGGAAAGGCAGCCTTCGTTTTCCTCGTGGCCTTTGGGATCGAGCACCGTGACCACGGGATTGACGAACACCCGGAAATCCTGAGGCAGGTCGGGATCGTTCTTTTCCTGCGACACGTCGATGACCACCACGCGCTTGAGCACGCCGATCTGCGGCGCGGCAATACCCACGCCGCCCACCGTGGTGAGCGTGTCGAGCAGATCCTGCGCGAGAGCGCGGATGTCGTCGTTGATCTCGGCCACAGGTTCACTGATCTTGGCGAGCGTGGGATCGGGATACTGAAGAACGGGACGAAGCATGATTTACTCCGCGGAATTGCTGGGAGCGGGAGCCGCCTTTTCACGCAGTCGAATGCCCAGTTCACGCAACTGCTTGTTGTCCACGGGGGACGGAGCTTCGGTAAGCAGGCAGGCGGCCTTCTGGTTCTTGGGGAACGCGATGACGTCACGGATGCTCGACGCGCCCGTGAGCAGCATGGCCACGCGGTCGAGACCGAAGGCGATGCCGCCGTGGGGCGGAGTGCCGTAGTCCAGAGCCTGAATGAAGTAGCCGAACTGAGCCTTGGCGGACTCTTCGGTAAAGCCGAGACCTTCGAACATGCGGGTCTGGTCGGCGGGATTGTGAATACGGATGGAACCGCCGCCGATTTCGTTGCCGTTCAGCACCATGTCGTAGGCGCGGGCCTTGGCGCGGGCGGGATCGGTAAGCATGATGTCGTAGCTTTCGTCCTGCGCAGCGGTGAAGGGATGATGGCAGGCCACCCAGCGATGTTCCTCCTCGCTGTATTCAAAGAGCGGGAAGTCCGTCACCCAGAGCAGATTCCAGGTATTTTCAGGGATGAGGCCGAGCTTGTTGCCGAGTTTCACGCGCAGGCTGCCGAGAGCATTGTTCACGAGACCGGGTTCGCCGGCCTGGAAGAACACTATGTCGCCCACTTCGAGGCCGCACACTTCCGCAATGCCCGCCCTTTCCTTGTCGGAAAGGAACTTGGCGATGGGCGACTGCCATTCGTTTTCGTGGATCTTGATCCAGGCCAGGCCCTGAGCGCCGAAGCCCTTCACGAAATCGGTGAGTTCGTCGATTTCCTTGCGGGTCATGGTGGCGCCGCCGGGCACGCGCAGAGCCTTCACGAGCTTGGCTCCGGCAAAGAGCTTGAAGGCGGAACCGTGAACGATGTCGGTCACGTCCTTGAGCTTGAGATCAAAGCGGGTGTCGGGCTTGTCGGAGCCGTAGTCGCGCATGGCCTCGTCGTAGGGCATGCGCTTGAGGGGCAGCTCGATGTCCACGCCGATGGCTTCCTTGAACACGCGGGCGATGAGGCCTTCGGCCATGGCCATGACCTGATCTTCGTTCACGAAGCTCATTTCGATGTCCACCTGGGTGAACTCGGGCTGACGGTCGGCGCGCAGGTCTTCGTCGCGGAAGCAGCGGGCCACCTGATAATAGCGGTCCACGCCGCTCATCATGAGCATCTGCTTGAACTGCTGGGGCGACTGGGGCAGCGCGTAGAATTCGCCCGGAGAAAGACGGCTGGGCACGAGGAAGTCGCGAGCGCCTTCGGGGGTGGACTTGGTGAGGTACGGCGTTTCGACTTCAAGGAAATCGAGATCGTTCAGGTAGTTGCGGCAGGCCTTCACGATGTTGTGACGCACGCGCAGGTTGTGCGCCATGACGGGACGGCGCAGGTCGAGGTAACGGTACTGCAGGCGCACGGACTCGGAGCAGTCGGTGCGGTCCTCCACCTGGAAGGGCGGGGTCTTGGCCGTGTTGAGCAGCTTCCATTCCAGCACCACCACTTCGATTTCGCCGGTGTGCAGGTTGGGGTTGGTCATGCCTTCGGGGCGGGGACGCACGCGGCCCTTGATGGCGATGACGTATTCGCTGCGCAGAATGTGGGCGTCGCGATGCGCTTCAGGCGCGACTTCAGGGCTGAACACCACCTGCGTGAGGCCGTCGCGATCGCGCAGGTCCACGAAGATGAGGCCGCCGTGGTCGCGGCGATACTGCACCCAGCCCATGAGGCACACGGTCTTACCGTTGTCGGCAATGGTCAGGTCGTTGCAGTGATGGGTGCGCTGCCAGTCACCCAGCGGTTTGATGTATCGGGCGTGTTCCTTCTGAACATCCACGACGTTTTTTTCGTTGTCTTCAAACTGGCTCATGACCATTCCTCTTTATTGTTCGGCGTTCAGGCTGGCGGCCGCGTCGGCGCAGAAGACCTCGTGCTGCTCGCCAGATTCCATGTTTTTAATGATGACGCTGCCGGAAGCCAGCTCGTTGGTTCCCATGATGAGCGTGAAGCGCGCGCCGGACTTGCCGGCCTGACGCATGGTGGCCTTCATGCTGCGGCTCTCGTAGCCCATGGTGCCGGAAAAGCCTTCGCGGCGCAGGTTCTGGGCCAGGGCGAACGCGGCGTCGCGGCAGGAATCGTCGAGCACGGCCATGTAGAAGTCGGGACGCACTTCGGGCATTTCGCGGCCTTCGAGCAGAAGCGCGAGGCGCTCCATGCCGCAGGCAAAGCCTATGCCGGGCACGGCCGGTCCGCCGAGCTGTTCCACAAGGCCGTCGTAGCGGCCGCCGCCGGCCACGGAGCCCTGAGAGCCGATTTCGTTGGAAACCACTTCCCAGGTGGTGCGGGTGTAGTAGTCAAGGCCGCGCACCAGACGGTGATTGATCTGATAGGGCACCTTTTCCGCGTCGAGATGGCGCAGCACGGCCTCAAAATGGGCGCGGCAGTCGGGGCATTCGTTTTCCAGAATCACGGGCGCGTCGGCCGTGAGTTCCTTGCACTCGGGCACCTTGCAGTCCAGCACGCGCAGGGGATTGGTTTCCATGCGACGGCGGCAGTCTTCGCAGAGCTTCGACTGATCGAGAGAGGCCAGCCAGTCGTGGAGCTTCTGGCGATACTTCGGACGGCAGCTCGAGCAGCCCAGAGAGTTGATCTGCAAAGTAAGGTTCTTCAGACCGA includes the following:
- a CDS encoding glucose-6-phosphate isomerase, whose product is MTQAKLDWAHAWIGGVADRPSDDSRFIEKLKQELPVLPFLALPFAEDLIHQLEIHEEFLKSFKHMLLLGIGGSALGPRALQRAFAPGQDRPNHDGPCLWIADNVHPEWLQEHLDKLVPEDTLVVVVSKSGGTIETIAQYLLVLPWLQSKLPGTWQEHLFVVTDANKGFLRDEVDKYALRSLPVPDNLGGRYSVLSAVGMVPAVFLGMDWKGLIQGAISVGRPLAENPDSLLDHPSWKLARWAWQMSEAGKSQVIYFCYIPAWSTFGPWFCQLWAESLGKDGKGTMPIPATGVTDQHSLLQMFLDGPKDKICLFVSTPANKTLLPMPTKLPEQWQYLKGHSFGDILDAETLATRATLAQKDVPVVHLDMPDESAFSAGKMMMLLEAATIFTGWLMGINPVDQPAVENGKKLARARLGMPGSEEDAARLAMFTAIPSETMNF
- a CDS encoding ATP-binding protein, yielding MDDASQNSAENKLPFNLAKFFSYISLVLILISSVILTLFIGSTMNRSMLESQEEYALLLADNINRQIFRKFTLPVTYASGRVALSNPAQYKLLDEVIQSQLHGLQLESVRLFDDHYTILYSTDPREVRRTDMYTAGIPLVFEGKPHHFDVLSSMPYAQALVTPNLPKGTFLLRTVFPLTVDTDFQGLRLHGQPVPVLGVLEIVQDMTPQYRGTIRSQWLIITGFLISTLILFFLLHFVARKAEFTLSRRMARNRQLEAQLHQAEKLASMGRMVASIAHEIRNPLGIIRSSSEFLIRRHKTEDATTQAMLSAIYDESCRLGTTVNDFLDYARPRQPRQDVVNIQDVINKAMAFLGGEFQRQGIEVHADLSPDVTVLGDADLLYRAFYNILANAQQAMQGPGEIFIESSLPSDGKVTLTFRDTGPGFSEDALNKAMDPFFTTKDNGTGLGLPIVQAIIDSHGGTMKLSNAQQGGALITISFPARKSSEEEGNSHE
- a CDS encoding sigma-54 dependent transcriptional regulator — protein: MSDISHILVIDDEKNYLIVMEALLKDAGYEVTALNDPEMALHFLDESEVDVVITDMKMPKLSGKEVLQRIKKSWPDLPVLIMTAFGSIESAVEAMRYGAFDYITKPFANDELLLSVHNAVELSKAHRQYKLLQESLEERYRTHHIIGKSKAIRNTLSIVDRVAVSRSTVLITGESGTGKELVARAIHFSSPRKEGPFVSVNCMAFNSGVLESELFGHEKGSFTGAVATRRGRFEQADHGTLFLDEVGELSMDLQVKLLRVLQERVFERVGGTEPISVDIRVVAATNRDLAKMVEEGTFREDLFYRLNVVQIHIPPLRERREDIPLLIAHFTEKIAEDNGIPTKSFSPEAQNYLTGYDWPGNIRQLQNVLEGCMVMVPGPVIGVDDLPPEIRGEESQFKSAVDLLPVELNLADTLDKIEAALIKRALVRADFVQAHAAELLGISRSLMQYKLKKYNITGH
- a CDS encoding ParA family protein; translation: MARIIAVANQKGGVGKTTTSVNLSASLAIMENRVLLVDCDPQANSTSSLGFDQQNLPRNLYTALCGTSTLEETLLPTATPYLSLLPSSTDLVGIEIELVDKMAREFYLADLLGQVADNYDYIIIDCPPSLGLITINTLCAAHEILIPLQCEFFALEGIVKLLHTYEQVRKRLNKELKILGVLLTMYDSRNKLARQVKAEAERCFPKHMFKTVIPRNVRLSEAPSHGKSILHYDIKSKGAEAYLELAREVVHKTALP
- a CDS encoding ParB/RepB/Spo0J family partition protein, yielding MNIPERGLGRGLSSLLSSAMENSSEEPRKLALTQLVPGKNQPRKHFDNNALGELAASIRNQGVIQPLLVRLLPGMPQRYEIVAGERRWRAARMAGLTEVPVIVTEYTDKEAMTVALVENLQREDLNPMEEAEALQALREAHGLSQEELAEQLGKSRSAVANALRLLQLSPAMQDTLAKGDISAGHARALLSVSDAKLRDALHAAVLQHHLSVRETESAADVCKRTGALPEKLAPGNQAQPPRTARAPKPQIIKNLQSLLRQSSGTKATISGNEQQGRIQIPYASPEELTRILSLLGLNAEEK
- a CDS encoding transcription antitermination factor NusB, which translates into the protein MIEKTKKKSQNPSVSAARKGALELLHQLFRHPEDGTPLPVMLSRYGASVSLDGRDVALLSELVYGVLRRHAALDAALAGFLKKPDALSFQVRMLLRLGAYEILFMDGIPARATVNELVNLARRRFGQGLGGLVNGVLRAVDRASEDLRGAIRGREEALSRAQLDAEGAATAASLPQWLVDMWASQYGEKEACRLAENTLAHSAPCWRANLSRAWGEMLVQHWLEKGYAPVGQGGFSAEGLDRNRPDAAKQQALLETFEKQGNLTRQGASSQLVAEYLADWILADETLAKAPLWDACCGRGGKTTALLEKGVHVALASEPASFRLEELKAALLRLGLPWPQLQCVAAQQIDESFPLILLDVPCSGTGTIARNAELRLRLSPKRLAEAVRMQADILRHAWEHLLSGGALFYVTCALNREENEAQIARFVELRSGDCRLVEQRSFLPQFPGQDALFLAILRKVS
- the fmt gene encoding methionyl-tRNA formyltransferase, which produces MSKLRIVFMGTPDFAAVILKAVAAWEGGEVVAVYTQPDRPAGRGKKLKVSAAKELALELGLPVYQPRNFRDDSDVQALADLRPDVLVVAAYGLLLPQRVLDIPTLGPYNVHGSLLPQYRGAAPIQRAVMNGDAISGVTIMKMEAGLDSGPMLLQQAVSIEPDDTAGTLFDTLAEHGAKLMIGALGMIAEGRAAFVPQNEELVTHAAKISAAEEYIDWSKDAKSIHNIIRGLTPAPGAKTVLRMEGREPVMLRIEPGEPVESSQNAAPGTLVGMDGDALLVACGSGSYRITRLRPAGKSTMSAADFRNGRLRGLAEPYGMLGGKE
- the def gene encoding peptide deformylase; the protein is MLRPVLQYPDPTLAKISEPVAEINDDIRALAQDLLDTLTTVGGVGIAAPQIGVLKRVVVIDVSQEKNDPDLPQDFRVFVNPVVTVLDPKGHEENEGCLSVPDLRAKVKRPRRVALDALDLDGKPVHIEGEGYYGACMQHETDHLDGKLFIDYLSYLKRSLYDKKIRKGRR